From the Agromyces laixinhei genome, the window TCGTCGTACCCACCGCGACGGTGATCGTGGCCCTCGCCCTGATCCGACGCTGGACCCGGTCTCGCGACTGGTCGGATCTGCACCGCACGGCGCTCGTGACCGGCGCGTTCGTCGCGCACACCCTCGTCGGGATGACCTACTTCGTGAAGGGCGATCCGGTCGCACTCGTCTTCCTCTCGATCTGCGCGGTCGCGGAGCTCACGCTCGGCATCGTGCTCTACCGCGTCGTCGCGCGTCGGGCGACGATTCCCGAGGACGCCCGGCACGTGAAGGCGTGACTCGCGATCGCGCCCGTCGGCCGCATCTCGTGAAGCGGCCCGCCCTCCCCGGATTTCCGGGGAGGGCGGGCCGTCGACAACCGAACCCGGTCAGCGTCCGCCGACGGCGCGATACGCGTTCACGATGCCCTTGCCGTAGAAGCCGTTCGACCAACGCGAGCCTTCGCACGTGTGCGTCGCGGTGACGACGGTGCCGTTCGGCAGGTTCCGCGTGTAGACGAAGTCGGCCGGCACCGGGCAGGCGGTGCGGTCGGCGCTCACCTTCATCAGTGCCTCCACCGCCGCGGGCGGGAAGAACTTGCCGCCCTGGCGCCAGTCGGGCAGGCCGAGACGGCTCACGATGAGGGCAGCGACGCCCACGGCGTGCGGCGAGGCCATCGAGGTGCCCTGCAGGTACTGGTAATACGCGCAGGTCTCGCCCGACTCATCGCAGCTCTTCACGACATAGTCGACCGTGGGGTCTCCGTTCTCGTCGATCTCGCCGTTGGCCTCGGCAAGCGACTGCGGGTATGCGGCGAGGATGCCCTTGGACACGTCGCGCGTGCCCTCAGGCGTGTCGTAGACGTCGCCACCCGGAGCTGCGACATCCACATAGCCGTTGCCGTAGTCCGAGTAGTACGCCTTGCGCTCCGAGACGCCGGTGCTCGACACCGAGATCACGCCCTTGCCCTCCGACGGCATCGACGTGCAGCTCTCGGGGTCGAGCATGTCGCGCAGGTACGCGATCTCACCGGGCTCGCTCGCGAAGTCGGGGCTGCCCGCGTCGCTGATGACCTTGGTGTAGTCGGTCGCGCCATTGCCCGCCGCCGCGACGAGGGTCACGTTGTGCCCGCGTGCGTAATCGAGCGCGCGCTGCATCGCGGCGATGACGGTCTGCTGCTCCGCCTGGTCTTCGGGGCTGTCGGCCGGGTGGTCGACGCAGTTGAAGAGCCACGGGTCGACGTAGTAGCTCATGTTCACCACGTCGATGCCGTTGTCACCGGCGTAGGTCAGCGCGTCGACGGATGCCTGCAGGAAGAAGTACCCGGAATCCTGACCGGCGCGGAGGTTGACCAGGCTCACCTGCGGCGCGACACCGGCGATGCCGATGCCGTTGATCGGTGACCCGATCGTCGAGGCGACGTGCGTGCCGTGCCCGTTCTCATCGACATCGGCCGGATCTTCGCACGACTGGTCGGCTTCCTCTTCACACGGCCCGTCGACCGGGTCGCCGTTCGCGTCGACCGGGATGTCGACGGTGAAATTGCGGCTGAGCTCGGCGTCGAAGTTCGGCGCGATGTCTGGGTGAGTTCCATCGACACCGGTGTCGATGATCCCGACGCGCACCTTGTGCGAACCTTGCTCCTTGCTGTACGAGCCGTCTGCGGTCGCGCCGATCTGCTGCATGTCCCACTGCAGTTCGGCCAGCGGCTCGGCGGTGACATCCGTTCCGCCCCCGCGTCGCTCCGCACTCTCTGCGGGCGCCTCCGCACCCTCCTTGACGTCGAGCTCGGCGTTATCGGCCTTGCGTGCCTCACCGACCGCAGCGCGATCGTCGGGCACGTCGCCGATGACGCGGTTGCGGGCGGTGCCCTCGATCACGGCTTGCGTGTCGGCGGCCGTTGCGAAGTCGGCGC encodes:
- a CDS encoding S8 family peptidase, encoding MPHMRPIAAISILAIALTAFAAAPAGAAPDGDTAAEHEYVVLFTEDATSSEAHAAIEAAGGSIVSENTAVGVATVIAGADFATAADTQAVIEGTARNRVIGDVPDDRAAVGEARKADNAELDVKEGAEAPAESAERRGGGTDVTAEPLAELQWDMQQIGATADGSYSKEQGSHKVRVGIIDTGVDGTHPDIAPNFDAELSRNFTVDIPVDANGDPVDGPCEEEADQSCEDPADVDENGHGTHVASTIGSPINGIGIAGVAPQVSLVNLRAGQDSGYFFLQASVDALTYAGDNGIDVVNMSYYVDPWLFNCVDHPADSPEDQAEQQTVIAAMQRALDYARGHNVTLVAAAGNGATDYTKVISDAGSPDFASEPGEIAYLRDMLDPESCTSMPSEGKGVISVSSTGVSERKAYYSDYGNGYVDVAAPGGDVYDTPEGTRDVSKGILAAYPQSLAEANGEIDENGDPTVDYVVKSCDESGETCAYYQYLQGTSMASPHAVGVAALIVSRLGLPDWRQGGKFFPPAAVEALMKVSADRTACPVPADFVYTRNLPNGTVVTATHTCEGSRWSNGFYGKGIVNAYRAVGGR